One window of the Salvia splendens isolate huo1 chromosome 1, SspV2, whole genome shotgun sequence genome contains the following:
- the LOC121748170 gene encoding uncharacterized protein LOC121748170 isoform X1 — MSVKGTALLKDVPWRASTAAKPIPKIHHSPILRLSQNPYSQFALSVMKHDDPIGSGLGKEAVVEAAGPDCIVPGQTVPIKLLGLKVLNCQGSRLYTCTVFLTQMASSIQLHTLQILNKSLMKITTEDFWEGNPKSH; from the exons ATGTCGGTGAAAGGAACTGCCCTGCTGAAAGATGTTCCGTGGAGGGCGTCGACGGCTGCAAAACCTATTCCTAAAATTCACCACTCTCCCATTCTCCGCCTCTCTCAGAATCCTTATTCTCAATTTGCCCTTTCTGTTATGAAG CATGATGATCCAATTGGGAGTGGCCTAGGGAAAGAGGCTGTGGTTGAAGCTGCAGGGCCGGACTGCATTGTGCCTGGTCAAACTGTACCCATCAAGTTACTTGGTCTCAAG GTGCTCAATTGTCAAGGCTCCAGATTATACACATGCACAGTTTTTTTAACCCAAATGGCCTCTTCTATACAACTCCACACACTACAAATTCTCAATAAAAGTCTAATGAAGATTACAACAGAGGATTTCTGGGAGGGAAATCCCAAATCCCACTAA